CCTCAAGTAAACAATCTTTGAAGCCTAAAGTCTCAGAATCAGTAATTTCAACCAAAGATGATAGAACCGCGACAAAACCCCCATTAGGGCCGAAGTCCAGCTCAATTGAAtctaaaaaaggaataaaagacctgaaaaaaacacataagCTGTTTACTGAAAAAGCAGTATCTGCCGAGTCAGAAGTAAAAAGTGATGATGATAGAAACAAATCATTGTCAGCCCAATCATCATTGGCTTTACCAGAGATTAAGAGAACTAAAAGCCAGGAAATGGAACCTAGTAGAAGAACAATTCCAAAGGAGAAAGCTAGGTCATTggaaaaattagaattgaAGAGGTTGGGAAGTAAGGAGCGTACAAAGAGTCAAGAGGAAAGCGAAGAAGTTATAGCCGAACGCAGGAAGCTTCAGCAAATGCTTTATGAGACAGCgataaaacaaaccaaaattcTAAAGAGCCCAGTTAAAGACGTATTACCAGTATTCCCTCAAATTGAGGAAACAGTTAGAGAAAGAGGAGGAAAGTTAGAGATCAGCATTAATACAATTGAAccaaatgtttctctagagGAAGCTATAATAGTCACTAAAAGTCCTAAAAAACTGGATAAAAAGCTGGATAAGAAGCTGACTAAAAGTTtggaattgaatttaaatggtAACGACCTAGAAAGAGGAGTTCAACGAATGGGCAAAAGCCTGGATTTGGAGCGTAGTAAATCTGAGGACGAAGCTGACAAATCAacagaatttgattttaaaccTGAAACAATTAAAAGCATAACTGAGAGAGACAAACTTGAAGAAGCCTCTCCAGAATCTTACGCCCTTCATGAGACTGTTACTGCGGATATTCATACGGAACCTATCGGGGAGCACCATGTAATTTTAGAGGGTACTAGTTTAGATGTTTGGTTATCTGTTGGAGAAAAGGACGAGAAACTAAAGCATATCGAAATTGTCCAATCCGGGGGTGATTTTTTTGAGCAACGTTGTTCCTCGCCGAAACCCCCAGATTTGAGAAAAATGGACACCAAAAGCAAAAGCTCTTCCGACTCAGTTAGCACTGAAAAACTCAGTTTTGGCAATTCTTTAGACATTAAATACATTGATGAATCTGCGGAGTCGTCTTGTAAGTCTGATAAAGATAAGGAACTTATGGCAGAGATGCAAAAGGCGTCTAATACAGTGAGCAAGTTTATTAAACGTAAGCTGGAAAAGAGGAGAAAAGACTCAGATGATAGCACTTTAGTGCCTGAAAGCCTGGTACGAATAACTAGTGAAGATGAATCTTTAACCGAAGTAAGTGACCTGAGACCCGAAGGTGTGGATACGAATTTCTTAATGGTGACTGTGACTGATCACAAAGATGCCTTATTAAAACTAAGCGCTGAGAGGAGCAGGTCTGAAGACACAGCCTCTTGGATGACCGTTGAATGTGAAGAATATGCAGGTGCTGAAAGCTCCTTGGATTATGATAACGCAACTTTAGATTCTCCAGAAAAAGGTGCTGAACAGGAGTTAGAAGCTAAAAAATCGAACCTACTTGAGGCAGGTAATAAACAATCCAAGCTGAAGCTCATAAAACGAGCTTCTGATCAATCAAAATCTAGTGATACTGGATCATGGACTAGTGGAGAAAAAGAGCTAAGTCCTAGCAACATAAAAGAAACCGACGAATCTAGCGTCAGCTGCTCTTTAGGGAGAGCTATAGGTTTGAGCCAGAACATTGAAATGTTTGCCACAAAAGAGCAACTGGATAAAGCATCATCGCATTCACCCGACGAGCCTAAAAGCCCTAGGAGTCCTAGAAGCCCGAGAATTTGTGTCTTAGGGCGCGCTTTTACCATCGATGAAGGGTCTCAAAAACTAGATGGATCAAGCTCAGATGAGGCAAATGAAATTCCTAAAGACTTGGCCACTATAGAGGAACTGCAGAAAGAGACCACAGACTCAGACAATGAGAAAGTCAAAAAACCTTATCCATTTGAGGAAAAGTGGTCTCAAGACTCAGAATTGAGCCAGAAGTTACATAAAAAGTTATCGAAGAAGTTGTCTTCAGGAGAAAAATCTTCTATGGAAGATTCGTTTTCGTTGGGCAGACGTAATAATCTGGATAAACCGAATTTATTGTCTGTAGAGAAATTGTCTACTGAGTCCAGAAATTCTTTAGATACAGAATCGAGCTCTGGAAGTCTGGGAGTAGCTGTCAGAACTCAGAAGTCTGGGGACATTCCCAAGGAGCTCAGTTCCACCTGGAAGCCGTTTCCCTTAGATAGCAGCGGTTCTGAAAGTTTCGACGACAATCTCTTACCCCCCGACCAGGATTTAGAAAGACACGAGTATTTCTTGTGCAAAGATTCAGGTGATTTTACTTCAATGACAGATGTATACTACAAGACTGATGACGTGTCAGGTACAGAGCTCCCTGAGGACTTGGCCAATTTCCCTGCAAACTTCAAATATCCCTCTGTAACGTCATTAGCTGGTGCCACTGAAATTATCGGGGCGTATTCAGGAGGAGGGTTTTTATCTCGTACTTTGTCCAGAATATCCGAACGAAGCACCAATTCTGAAAAATCCAGTTTAGAGGAAGATTCCACTAAGGCGAGCACTCAGAGCGATAGCATGAACGATGAATCCATGGCATCGAGCAATCCACAAGTGAGTGCTAGCTCTGAGTCTCCAAGCCATGATCATGTTTACGACGAGAAAAAGACACCTACCAACGAGAAACCTATGAGTTTCGCCAGCAGCAGTGCTAGCAAGGCTAGCAAGCTGCAGGATTTAAGTAGACATAGTGATAAACCTAGTACTGATATTGCTCCTAATTTCAGTAGTTTACTGCAAAGACAGATCTCTGACGATAGGAGAACATCTGCCGAAATGGCCGAACTGTCAATGGATgatatagaaattattacCTCAGAGAGAGGTTTGAGGTTGAAACGACAGGGATCTGACGATACTATTATAGATGAAGAGTGTTTTGAGGAGCATCAGAGAATAGAGAAGGAAAGCAGTCAAGAAAGTGAAGATTGGCCTCTTCCAGATATTCCTTCTCACACTCAAAAACCTCTATTGGCTATGCACGAACTGCCCAGCTCAGATACCTCAGTACAGCTTACTACTCAGCTCTATCTACCGCCCAgtaaaaatttgccaaaaacaTTCGGACTGCGAAGTTCCCTAAAAAGCCAGGATTCTGAGCAATGGCCCAGCCCTCCATCAAGTGTGCAAGATCCTATAGTAGAGAATATCGAAACTTACTACATCTCCCCAGCAGAGGAGGCATGTAGAGTGACTGTAGAGTCAAGCACTCATAGCACTTACGACAACGACTCGAACAGCGACGATTATAGAACTGTAGATTTCGACATGGAGAAGACACATACTTATGAGAATGTCGCAGTCTCCGAACATATTAGTGAGAGCTTGTCTGATAGTCAAAGTTGTAGCGTGGGACCAAGTGGAATTAAGATAATTCTAGAGGAAAAGACTCAAGAGTCGAATTCTGATGAGGAGTTGAATCTTTCTAATTTGAATGACGATGTTTTTGTGGATGTTGATGATAATGCTCCTCGCAGCGAGCAATTGCGGCCGCCGACGGCTTTAAGACGAAGTACCAATTCTGAAGAGTCCAGAAGTGATAGGAAAACTTCTCCTGCAGGGTCGCATAGTTCTTATAGCGAGGAGGACTGCACAAGCTCAATGGGGACCAATCTTGAAGATGGAACCGTAAGGTTTGCTTTGAAACCCACTAAATGCACCCATAGTTCACATTCTGAAGATACTTCCATCGCTTTAAGTTTATCTGAGTGGTCTAATAGCACTAATACTGTGAAATTCCAGAATTTGTCCAGTAATAGTGGGACTACCAAGAGCAGCTCCGGTTTAAAGAGCGATGAGAACTCTCTTACTGATATAGCCCAAAGCATTTCTGAGTGGTCTTCGACTCAGAGCAGTACCTTGAAAGCTCAGCAGCAAAGCGTTAGTCATCCATTTCAGAAATTATCGAGTACAGCATCTACTGGGGAGAGTACTCTGACTGAGTTAATACCGAGCATATCTGATTGGCCCAGTCCGGATGGTAAAGCTTTAGGAGCACAGCAATTTTTCCCTTCTACTTCAATCCCAGAAAGGGCGCCTACAAGACTGGGATCTAGTGTTGATATTGAGGACATTGTGCAAGATCAGAGGAGTCCCAAAAACATCCCTTCagaagatttttcaattttttcttccaatttaagTACAAATTCTTCCAAGTTTTTTACTAAGAGCACTGAACGGCCAATGATAATCCCAGTGCAAGTGCAGTCAGATACAGATAAGAGTAGTAGCTCTGTAGAGCATAAAACTGTACACACTCAACGATATgataaagagaaaaaagggTATTTGCAGAAGTACCATTTGGCTGGCTCGGCCATGTCTAAAAGCACAGATAGGCCTGTTAAAGTCAATTTGAAACTGGCTAAGTGCTCTCCATACTACTCTAGTAGTTTAAGCAGCGAGAGTACTCCCTTAACGGGGACTAGTCCAGTTCCCATGAGTAAGACTGCGACAGTGCCTCTGACTAGAATTCATAAAAGACCGGTTTCCAGAAGTTTGACCCATGCCAAGAGTCCTCCTAGTGAAAATGACTCTACTAGTTCGGTGGAATCCCCCAAAAGCAAGTCTGAGAGAGAAAGAAGGGGTTATAGGCGAAAACGGCAGCTGCAACAGCAGAGGAACAAGGCCAAATGCGACAAAGATCA
The sequence above is drawn from the Euwallacea similis isolate ESF13 chromosome 35, ESF131.1, whole genome shotgun sequence genome and encodes:
- the LOC136418553 gene encoding fap1 adhesin-like isoform X2; translated protein: MGAAAGTEARGVRGRPASPTTRSVSRPLGTATSWTSVTDTTSTSTKATVMVPRPPAVVPTMSSPSPTETRSGSVASSATASPLGSPDKGTPISAVTANRKLVSPLAVRAAVHRADTGIIIHTHITSRTPSSHKSEGSLDHPIPSSQPFVDNYLPSQTQSQNDLGPSPRPESPMEYSYEPTSVPAKRKLWQRSASCRDLYDFSFEETGKAKRRAKSPKPLEKTVVSLDERKQDSPITIYDDHRALYSASSRDSSLEIQQDIMAPPAKLYSSSFPGTASYSQESVEDPGNYDLRDSQEDLSHDSYELIEKSDDSTSVDYKKPRPFNTRSCSLDSGNYMPSDSDSERGTRQRFKSVSDHDIFLMEDPRDLPREITPRKSDGNFYKQFKQSSRTSSTESKSDYYEAKPIKSSKESLKKSCGIGSRTSSQESKSDYETKKSLRKNRSADNLERHYFDSRASSVESKSEYFDASTKQEDVKYMKKIDYDRRISFERNYGTQKQRHIPSDSVLPAYPDFSGDVYLDSGHMYTVETEQSLRVDKILSDIEQNTFPIAEKLHCLSEPSPSKTTHIWPESIVGLPTEIDDVKHVNSSGAQRSTESESNIFSFDEDRIQSLQESSDFSDHGFSVVPNIDSSVAKKEVRSYREVFMEIEPRICHDLPFHQPIERTKSDPNSLARQKLNHNSRRLLLMHQKSIDLTPAESSDEDYLYKQIPSAPPITKYKGMHFEMPTAEFGHFDILKRDIEGQKTKFEVPKSQFEILGAKNQADLINLPPKDEDISYVLHKRHIMNGTSQKEDIKRYVSDKEGVKTLPSTDIPECRVETSFLFTQNIDLSKVNPVTLEVDKTIPPVQLISSPKRDITHIDPLVLETLNSKLSQIESDSPTSSRTESLKPLQRLAIKPDSRHLKLDSKIEEKTIQVSQKGLEEKKPIIEPSKAKILDKGKPEIKPKRIIKPRMQPGRKGSKTNKTKVRITSFSSDDESLDSDDVFGSAEATPTRMEFSPPQMRKEMESILKYESERKYLQYTMSSTEVEGSPPTTRKKTDKDILNGLDPNAQQTELRRISERSFSIPSSEDEFNIKTTDLQAVFAEPTEILRTLEEVDKEDGDRSLDETLKEDQATDNELTTIDDERAREKALLQAEIENDLRDLKVPAKTKITEIMSPSLRSKGQSPLIFAHARLNLSEGSAMTLLQKQQALESPLPSRRARSLDAPIIPVAKLPPLNSFSSKDDTVDEEDPNHTDRESGLDNLISATSTEISDVETGDSKRIVGNGVVPEQTFPVVSEKPRGVVKEGSLGDSDQIVPDVNNVKITVKTKPKLPPKGLAPPKPPKESIGKKPQLSKDVRVKEKPKLSRQSSSKQSLKPKVSESVISTKDDRTATKPPLGPKSSSIESKKGIKDLKKTHKLFTEKAVSAESEVKSDDDRNKSLSAQSSLALPEIKRTKSQEMEPSRRTIPKEKARSLEKLELKRLGSKERTKSQEESEEVIAERRKLQQMLYETAIKQTKILKSPVKDVLPVFPQIEETVRERGGKLEISINTIEPNVSLEEAIIVTKSPKKLDKKLDKKLTKSLELNLNGNDLERGVQRMGKSLDLERSKSEDEADKSTEFDFKPETIKSITERDKLEEASPESYALHETVTADIHTEPIGEHHVILEGTSLDVWLSVGEKDEKLKHIEIVQSGGDFFEQRCSSPKPPDLRKMDTKSKSSSDSVSTEKLSFGNSLDIKYIDESAESSCKSDKDKELMAEMQKASNTVSKFIKRKLEKRRKDSDDSTLVPESLVRITSEDESLTEVSDLRPEGVDTNFLMVTVTDHKDALLKLSAERSRSEDTASWMTVECEEYAGAESSLDYDNATLDSPEKGAEQELEAKKSNLLEAGNKQSKLKLIKRASDQSKSSDTGSWTSGEKELSPSNIKETDESSVSCSLGRAIGLSQNIEMFATKEQLDKASSHSPDEPKSPRSPRSPRICVLGRAFTIDEGSQKLDGSSSDEANEIPKDLATIEELQKETTDSDNEKVKKPYPFEEKWSQDSELSQKLHKKLSKKLSSGEKSSMEDSFSLGRRNNLDKPNLLSVEKLSTESRNSLDTESSSGSLGVAVRTQKSGDIPKELSSTWKPFPLDSSGSESFDDNLLPPDQDLERHEYFLCKDSGDFTSMTDVYYKTDDVSGTELPEDLANFPANFKYPSVTSLAGATEIIGAYSGGGFLSRTLSRISERSTNSEKSSLEEDSTKASTQSDSMNDESMASSNPQVSASSESPSHDHVYDEKKTPTNEKPMSFASSSASKASKLQDLSRHSDKPSTDIAPNFSSLLQRQISDDRRTSAEMAELSMDDIEIITSERGLRLKRQGSDDTIIDEECFEEHQRIEKESSQESEDWPLPDIPSHTQKPLLAMHELPSSDTSVQLTTQLYLPPSKNLPKTFGLRSSLKSQDSEQWPSPPSSVQDPIVENIETYYISPAEEACRVTVESSTHSTYDNDSNSDDYRTVDFDMEKTHTYENVAVSEHISESLSDSQSCSVGPSGIKIILEEKTQESNSDEELNLSNLNDDVFVDVDDNAPRSEQLRPPTALRRSTNSEESRSDRKTSPAGSHSSYSEEDCTSSMGTNLEDGTVRFALKPTKCTHSSHSEDTSIALSLSEWSNSTNTVKFQNLSSNSGTTKSSSGLKSDENSLTDIAQSISEWSSTQSSTLKAQQQSVSHPFQKLSSTASTGESTLTELIPSISDWPSPDGKALGAQQFFPSTSIPERAPTRLGSSVDIEDIVQDQRSPKNIPSEDFSIFSSNLSTNSSKFFTKSTERPMIIPVQVQSDTDKSSSSVEHKTVHTQRYDKEKKGYLQKYHLAGSAMSKSTDRPVKVNLKLAKCSPYYSSSLSSESTPLTGTSPVPMSKTATVPLTRIHKRPVSRSLTHAKSPPSENDSTSSVESPKSKSERERRGYRRKRQLQQQRNKAKCDKDQHVIDEYFYVEHEHGLTEYSEYIRERNMEEMASNFQYESGLVHDSRHYNTEEGYYPDGDSQSGSDIFRMEREEEDRHEFSEGFDVSSIPPPLLEDDFESDPTPHI